The following are from one region of the Jatrophihabitans telluris genome:
- the pknB gene encoding Stk1 family PASTA domain-containing Ser/Thr kinase has translation MTAPHLVGGRYELGELIGYGGMAEVHRGRDIRLGREVAVKVLRSDLARDPSFQNRFRREAQAAAGLNHPSIVAVYDTGEDGDPAGLDDTPSPYIVMEFVQGRTLREVLKSEGQLPARRAMEIVAEVCGALDFSHRSGIVHRDIKPGNVMITNSGAVKVMDFGIARALADNAATVTATSAVIGTAQYLSPEQARGESVDARSDVYSTGCLLYELLTGHPPFTGDSPVAVAYQHVRENPRIPSSENPAVTKALDSIVMKALAKNPLNRYQTAGEMRADLQRAIAGQPVEAESVMTDEERTQFISRPSAAALATPRPGVLTPVYDDEDDHRGRRGAIMWVAVVLALLLVIGGTAFLLLRKDNPKTPTLVAVPRLIGLSQAAANNAIRAAGLAPDSATPEQSNGPCTSTASTPVTKDHVCTQDPPAGKQVDQGGVVSFTIYAGPAPVQVPAVSQVNLTCAQASAELAKVKLVSQCKSVHSAAPAGTVIDQDPNGLASVQPGTTVVLQVADGKAKLPNVLHLPYDEARIKLNNAGWTTVVMTLADRKTGFKVGQVQAMYPGQGTYLDPKTKITLEVAKQPLPACSTSTSTSPSASGSTSSSPGSTPSSSPSATPSVTPSSTPTDPNASPTCTTPAG, from the coding sequence ATGACAGCGCCACACCTGGTCGGCGGACGGTACGAGCTCGGTGAGCTCATCGGCTACGGCGGCATGGCCGAAGTCCACCGCGGTCGCGACATCCGGCTCGGTCGCGAGGTCGCGGTCAAGGTGCTGCGCTCGGACCTGGCCCGCGATCCGTCCTTCCAGAACCGCTTCCGCCGCGAGGCGCAGGCCGCCGCCGGACTGAACCATCCCTCGATCGTCGCGGTCTACGACACCGGCGAGGACGGCGATCCGGCGGGCCTGGACGACACGCCCTCGCCGTACATCGTCATGGAGTTCGTCCAAGGGCGGACGCTGCGCGAGGTGCTCAAGTCCGAGGGCCAGTTGCCGGCCCGGCGTGCGATGGAGATCGTGGCCGAGGTGTGCGGGGCGCTGGACTTCTCGCACCGCTCGGGCATCGTGCACCGAGACATCAAACCCGGCAACGTGATGATCACCAACAGCGGCGCGGTCAAGGTGATGGACTTCGGGATCGCCCGCGCGCTGGCCGACAACGCCGCGACCGTGACGGCGACCTCGGCCGTGATCGGCACTGCCCAGTACCTGTCTCCGGAGCAGGCTCGCGGTGAGTCGGTCGACGCCCGATCCGATGTCTACTCCACCGGCTGCCTGCTCTACGAACTGCTCACCGGGCATCCACCGTTCACCGGCGACTCCCCGGTGGCCGTCGCCTACCAGCACGTTCGCGAGAACCCGCGGATCCCGTCCTCGGAGAATCCGGCGGTGACCAAGGCGCTGGACTCGATCGTGATGAAGGCGCTGGCCAAGAATCCCCTGAACCGGTACCAGACCGCCGGGGAGATGCGGGCAGACCTGCAGCGCGCCATCGCCGGGCAACCGGTGGAGGCCGAATCGGTGATGACCGACGAGGAACGGACGCAGTTCATCTCGCGTCCTTCCGCCGCGGCGCTGGCCACCCCACGTCCGGGCGTGTTGACGCCGGTCTACGACGACGAGGACGACCATCGCGGCCGTCGCGGCGCGATCATGTGGGTCGCGGTTGTGCTCGCGCTCCTGCTGGTCATCGGCGGTACGGCGTTCTTGCTGCTGCGCAAAGACAATCCCAAGACGCCGACCCTGGTGGCGGTTCCGCGGCTGATCGGGTTGTCGCAGGCGGCGGCCAACAACGCCATCCGCGCCGCGGGCCTGGCACCGGACTCGGCCACGCCCGAGCAGAGCAACGGTCCCTGCACCTCGACCGCGTCCACGCCGGTCACCAAGGATCACGTCTGCACCCAGGATCCGCCGGCGGGCAAGCAGGTCGACCAGGGCGGCGTGGTCAGCTTCACCATCTACGCCGGTCCCGCGCCGGTCCAGGTGCCCGCGGTGTCGCAGGTGAATCTGACCTGCGCCCAGGCGTCGGCGGAGCTGGCCAAGGTCAAGCTGGTGTCGCAGTGCAAGAGCGTGCACAGCGCGGCGCCGGCCGGAACGGTCATCGACCAGGATCCCAACGGTCTGGCCAGTGTCCAGCCGGGCACCACCGTGGTGCTCCAGGTCGCCGACGGCAAGGCCAAACTGCCCAACGTCCTGCACCTGCCCTACGACGAGGCTCGGATCAAGCTGAACAACGCCGGCTGGACGACCGTGGTCATGACCCTGGCCGATCGCAAGACCGGCTTCAAGGTCGGTCAGGTACAGGCCATGTACCCCGGCCAGGGCACCTACCTCGATCCCAAGACGAAGATCACGCTCGAGGTGGCCAAGCAACCGCTACCGGCCTGTTCGACCTCGACCTCGACCTCGCCCTCAGCGTCCGGATCGACGTCGTCCTCGCCGGGCTCGACGCCGTCGTCCTCGCCCTCGGCGACACCGTCGGTGACGCCGAGCAGCACCCCGACCGACCCGAACGCCTCGCCGACCTGCACCACCCCGGCGGGCTAG
- a CDS encoding peptidoglycan D,D-transpeptidase FtsI family protein, giving the protein MNRQIRRVSVFVGILMLAVILNLNWVQVLHGTSYRDNAANQRVALDDYKRQRGSIVLQGSGTAISESVVTKDALTYLRTYQNGPLYATVTGFNSILYGNTEIESAEDSVLSGNDDRFFVQRLTNLLTGRDPRGGNVLLTINKQAQTAAYQALGGRRGAVVALDPATGAVLAAVSTPSYDPAKLSSHSTTGIKKAWNAYLNDKDNPLSNRAFTETYPPGSVFKVIVSAAALKAGKSPSSVIAAPNALTLPGTSTQLRNFAGEQCANGSTDTLIHALTISCNTAFAQLGMDLGTSRVRSEADLFGINDSDFTIPVRVAGSTIGPVVDKAALAQTSIGQRDVRITPLQAAMISAAVANQGTLLTPYLVAEEQGPNLATLSKATPQILSQPLSPSQADQLTTMMESVVQSAQGTGQAAQIPGITVAGKTGTADNGPQKADGTYINPPHAWFSGFAPAARPRIAVAVFLENGGVAGNETTGGLAAAPVAKQVMQAYLSSIGVKGN; this is encoded by the coding sequence ATGAACCGCCAGATCCGCCGGGTGAGTGTGTTCGTCGGCATCCTGATGCTTGCGGTCATCCTCAACCTGAACTGGGTGCAGGTGCTGCACGGCACCAGTTATCGCGACAACGCGGCCAACCAGCGGGTCGCGCTGGACGATTACAAGCGTCAGCGCGGGTCGATCGTGCTCCAGGGATCGGGTACCGCGATCTCCGAGTCGGTGGTGACCAAGGACGCGCTGACGTACCTGCGGACGTACCAGAACGGCCCGCTCTACGCGACGGTCACCGGTTTCAACTCGATCCTCTACGGCAACACCGAGATCGAGAGCGCCGAGGACTCGGTGCTGTCCGGCAACGACGACCGCTTCTTCGTCCAGCGGCTCACGAACCTCCTGACCGGCCGCGACCCGCGTGGCGGCAACGTGCTGCTCACGATCAACAAGCAGGCCCAGACCGCCGCCTACCAGGCCCTGGGCGGTCGCCGGGGGGCGGTGGTCGCGCTGGATCCGGCGACCGGAGCAGTGCTCGCGGCGGTGAGCACGCCGTCCTACGACCCGGCCAAACTGAGCTCGCACTCCACCACCGGAATCAAGAAGGCGTGGAACGCCTACCTCAACGACAAGGACAATCCCCTGTCGAACCGGGCGTTCACCGAGACCTACCCGCCGGGGTCGGTGTTCAAGGTGATCGTCTCGGCGGCCGCCCTGAAGGCCGGCAAGTCGCCGAGTTCGGTCATCGCCGCTCCGAATGCGCTGACGCTGCCGGGAACGAGCACGCAGCTGCGCAACTTCGCGGGCGAGCAGTGCGCGAACGGTTCGACCGACACGCTCATCCACGCGTTGACCATTTCCTGCAACACCGCTTTCGCCCAGCTCGGCATGGATCTGGGCACCTCGAGGGTCCGCAGCGAGGCCGACCTGTTCGGCATCAACGACAGCGACTTCACGATCCCGGTCCGGGTCGCGGGTTCGACGATCGGGCCGGTGGTCGACAAGGCCGCCCTCGCCCAGACCAGCATCGGCCAGCGCGACGTCCGGATCACCCCGCTGCAAGCGGCGATGATCTCGGCCGCGGTCGCCAATCAGGGCACGCTGCTGACGCCCTACCTGGTCGCCGAAGAACAGGGTCCCAACCTGGCCACGCTGAGCAAGGCCACACCCCAGATCCTGAGTCAGCCGTTGTCGCCCAGCCAGGCCGACCAGCTGACCACCATGATGGAAAGCGTCGTGCAGAGCGCGCAGGGAACCGGCCAGGCCGCGCAGATTCCCGGGATCACCGTGGCCGGCAAGACCGGTACGGCCGACAACGGGCCCCAGAAGGCCGACGGGACCTACATCAATCCGCCGCACGCCTGGTTCTCCGGGTTCGCACCCGCGGCCAGGCCACGCATCGCGGTCGCCGTCTTCCTCGAGAACGGTGGCGTGGCGGGCAACGAGACGACGGGTGGCCTGGCCGCGGCCCCGGTGGCGAAGCAGGTCATGCAGGCCTACCTCAGCTCGATCGGGGTGAAGGGCAATTGA
- a CDS encoding response regulator transcription factor, with the protein MRLLIVEDEARMATALQRGLIAEGFTVEIALNGPDGLHLARENNYDAIICDIMLPGLSGYRIIEALRAEQNWTPVLVLSAKDGEYDEADALDLGADDYLIKPFSFVVLLARLRSVLRRGVRPRPAVLACGDLSLDPAARLVKRGDTEIELTPREFSLLEFLMRRAGDAVSKADILHHVWDAHYEGDANVIEVYVGYLRRKIDQPFGRHALQTVRGAGYRLATDGG; encoded by the coding sequence GTGCGCTTGCTGATCGTCGAGGATGAAGCGCGGATGGCCACCGCTCTGCAACGCGGCCTCATCGCGGAGGGATTCACCGTCGAGATCGCCCTGAACGGGCCCGACGGCCTGCACCTGGCGCGCGAGAACAACTACGACGCCATCATCTGCGACATCATGCTTCCGGGCCTGTCGGGCTACCGGATCATCGAGGCGTTGCGGGCAGAACAGAACTGGACGCCGGTGCTCGTGCTGTCGGCCAAGGACGGCGAGTACGACGAGGCCGACGCCTTGGATCTGGGCGCCGATGACTACCTGATCAAGCCGTTCTCGTTCGTGGTGCTGCTCGCCCGGCTGCGTTCGGTGCTGCGCCGCGGGGTCCGTCCTCGCCCGGCGGTGCTGGCCTGCGGCGACCTCTCGCTGGACCCGGCGGCCAGGCTGGTCAAGCGAGGCGACACCGAGATCGAACTGACGCCGCGCGAGTTCTCCCTGCTGGAATTCCTGATGCGCCGCGCCGGGGACGCGGTCAGCAAGGCCGACATCCTGCACCACGTCTGGGACGCCCACTACGAAGGGGACGCCAACGTCATCGAGGTCTACGTCGGTTACCTGCGTCGTAAGATCGACCAGCCGTTCGGGCGCCACGCGCTGCAGACGGTGCGCGGCGCGGGCTACCGGCTGGCCACGGACGGCGGCTGA
- a CDS encoding protein phosphatase 2C domain-containing protein yields the protein MPLRLSYAVRSDRGLVRNNNEDSVYAGPRLLAIADGMGGHAAGEVASNIVIGTLEALDEDRPIVDLIGTLRESVSDANAAIAESVDNDPELEGMGTTLTAIRFAGSRIALVHVGDSRAYLMRNGQLSQITHDDTYVQSLVDSGKLTPEEASHHPRKSVILRALTGSEVDPDISIREARVGDRYLLCSDGLSDVVSAATLGETLTEGTPQGCADRLIELALRGGGPDNVTCIVADVVDDGVGDDRPVVGGAVMDPRDPVVPQEDSPASRAARIGREEPEVVVSYHRPRRWRRPVIVGCALALVVAAGIAGWTWTQSQYFVGRDGTEVALFRGVNAEFGPLSLYSVVENSDIKVNDLTPSVRTQVNNGITASGRGDGEQILARLTDSLLPLCSSLNTTASTPASPSVTPKSTPPTPKTSARPSGASRTTPAKSSKSTARSTAARSSATRSSVAASGSATPSGVPSTALDTALASPDPSSSDSCRNGQ from the coding sequence ATGCCGTTGAGGCTCAGCTACGCGGTCCGCTCCGATCGAGGATTGGTCCGCAACAACAACGAGGACTCGGTCTACGCCGGTCCGCGCCTGCTGGCGATCGCCGACGGGATGGGCGGGCATGCGGCCGGCGAGGTCGCGTCCAACATCGTGATCGGAACGTTGGAGGCGTTGGACGAAGACCGTCCCATCGTCGATCTCATCGGGACCCTTCGGGAGTCGGTGTCCGATGCCAACGCCGCGATCGCCGAGTCCGTCGACAACGATCCCGAACTCGAAGGCATGGGCACCACCCTCACCGCCATCCGGTTCGCCGGCAGCCGGATCGCCCTTGTGCACGTGGGTGATTCTCGTGCGTACCTGATGCGAAACGGGCAGCTCTCCCAGATCACGCACGACGACACCTACGTCCAGTCGCTGGTCGACTCCGGCAAGCTCACCCCGGAGGAGGCGTCGCATCACCCGCGCAAATCGGTGATTCTGCGAGCTCTGACGGGGTCGGAGGTGGATCCGGACATCTCCATTCGTGAGGCGCGGGTCGGTGACCGGTACCTGTTGTGCAGCGATGGTCTGTCCGACGTGGTGAGTGCCGCGACGCTGGGAGAAACCCTCACCGAGGGAACCCCGCAGGGGTGCGCCGACCGGCTGATCGAACTCGCGTTGCGCGGCGGCGGTCCCGACAACGTCACCTGCATCGTCGCGGACGTCGTCGACGACGGGGTCGGTGACGATCGGCCGGTCGTCGGCGGCGCTGTGATGGACCCTCGCGATCCCGTTGTCCCACAGGAGGATTCGCCGGCATCGCGCGCAGCCCGCATCGGTCGCGAGGAACCGGAGGTCGTAGTCAGCTACCACCGTCCGCGCCGCTGGCGACGTCCGGTGATCGTCGGTTGCGCGCTGGCGCTGGTCGTCGCTGCCGGCATTGCAGGCTGGACGTGGACCCAGTCGCAGTACTTCGTCGGGCGCGACGGGACCGAGGTCGCCCTCTTCCGCGGCGTCAATGCCGAGTTCGGGCCGCTGTCGCTGTACTCGGTCGTGGAGAACAGCGACATCAAGGTCAACGACCTCACCCCGTCGGTGCGGACGCAGGTCAACAACGGGATCACGGCCAGCGGCCGGGGCGACGGCGAGCAGATCCTGGCGCGGTTGACCGATTCACTGCTGCCGCTCTGCTCGTCCCTCAACACCACCGCCAGCACGCCGGCCTCGCCCTCGGTCACCCCGAAGTCGACTCCTCCCACCCCGAAGACCTCGGCCCGACCGTCCGGCGCGAGCCGGACCACGCCGGCGAAGAGTTCGAAGTCCACGGCGCGATCCACCGCTGCGAGATCGTCGGCGACGCGGTCCTCGGTGGCGGCCAGCGGGTCGGCGACGCCGTCCGGAGTGCCGAGTACGGCGCTGGACACCGCCCTGGCCTCGCCGGACCCCAGCTCGAGCGACTCCTGCCGGAACGGCCAGTGA
- a CDS encoding FHA domain-containing protein FhaB/FipA, which translates to MTSPLAVQVMRFAFLILLWLFIYALVRAIRSELRASGAPRVQSVGKPRRSKRNASSDGRAAVAKPRGGLSQLVVVEGSLAGTRVALTGKPIFIGRANDSTLVLTDDYASTRHARISESSGTWYLEDLGSTNGTFVGQQKVDGPVSLEAGVPIQIGKTVMELR; encoded by the coding sequence ATGACGTCTCCGCTCGCGGTTCAGGTGATGCGGTTCGCCTTTCTGATCCTGCTCTGGTTGTTCATCTACGCCCTGGTGCGTGCGATCCGTTCGGAGCTGCGTGCCTCTGGGGCGCCGCGCGTGCAGTCGGTCGGTAAGCCGCGCCGGTCCAAACGCAACGCGTCCTCCGACGGCCGCGCCGCCGTCGCCAAGCCCCGGGGCGGGCTGTCCCAGCTCGTGGTGGTCGAGGGAAGCCTGGCCGGGACGAGGGTGGCCCTGACCGGCAAGCCCATTTTCATCGGCCGCGCCAACGACTCGACGCTGGTCCTCACCGACGACTACGCCTCGACCAGGCATGCCCGCATCAGCGAGTCCAGCGGAACCTGGTACCTGGAGGATCTGGGCTCGACCAACGGCACCTTCGTGGGCCAGCAGAAGGTTGACGGCCCGGTGTCGCTGGAGGCCGGCGTGCCGATCCAGATCGGCAAGACCGTGATGGAGTTGCGGTGA
- a CDS encoding sensor histidine kinase codes for MAPDPIGWWRRRSLRARITVVATSLFTITLVLAGFALLFTVGKSLLNTLDASAERTGREVAVLVQQNKLPQQLIAGSGGVSLVQVVDGQNRVVAFSAAADGAKSILRDNELTKARLGNPINVDGARANSDQPIRVVGVRADLPGGQRTVLVATDLGRVLESSRLLQRYLLFLTPLAVIMMAGLTWWIVGLTLRPVAALQRGAAQLSATGLSRSRLPVPTAEDEIYSLATTLNDMLDRLDVANSKQRRFVGDAAHELRSPIASLRLQLEVAGRLGESQELRELTSDALIDVERLSNLIDDLLALARSDERGAMTHRAPVRLDELTRVIVAGYADARVPVTLGELAPVTVIGDRDGLYRVMVNLIDNAVRYARTSVQLSLAPGTGADSGWAQWCIADDGPGVPANKRERVFDRFYRLDTARSRAEGGTGLGLAIVREIITAHAGTITLHDNDPGLLVRITLPV; via the coding sequence ATGGCACCTGATCCGATCGGCTGGTGGCGGCGCCGGTCCCTGCGAGCCCGGATCACCGTCGTCGCCACCTCGCTGTTCACCATCACCCTCGTCCTCGCCGGATTCGCGCTGCTCTTCACCGTGGGAAAGTCGCTGCTCAACACCCTGGACGCCTCGGCGGAACGGACCGGCCGCGAGGTCGCGGTGCTGGTCCAGCAGAACAAGCTGCCGCAGCAGCTCATCGCCGGCAGCGGTGGCGTCTCGCTCGTCCAGGTCGTCGACGGCCAGAACCGGGTGGTCGCGTTCTCGGCCGCTGCCGACGGGGCGAAGTCGATCCTGCGCGACAACGAACTGACCAAGGCGCGCCTGGGTAACCCGATCAACGTCGATGGGGCCCGGGCCAACAGCGACCAGCCGATCCGGGTCGTGGGGGTGCGCGCCGATCTGCCGGGCGGTCAACGGACGGTACTGGTGGCCACCGACCTCGGACGCGTGCTGGAATCGTCCCGGCTGCTGCAGCGGTATCTGCTCTTCCTGACCCCGCTCGCGGTGATCATGATGGCCGGCCTGACCTGGTGGATAGTCGGCCTCACGCTGCGTCCGGTCGCGGCGTTGCAACGCGGAGCAGCCCAGCTCAGTGCCACCGGGCTGTCACGGTCCCGGCTGCCGGTGCCGACCGCCGAGGACGAGATCTACTCGCTGGCCACGACGCTCAACGACATGCTGGACCGGCTGGACGTCGCCAATTCCAAACAGCGCCGCTTCGTCGGGGATGCGGCCCACGAACTGCGCTCACCGATCGCGTCCCTGCGCCTGCAACTCGAAGTCGCCGGACGGCTCGGGGAGTCCCAGGAGCTGCGGGAGCTCACCTCCGATGCGCTCATCGACGTGGAGCGGCTGTCGAACCTCATCGACGATCTGCTCGCACTGGCCCGTTCGGACGAGCGCGGGGCCATGACCCACCGGGCGCCGGTGCGCCTGGACGAACTCACCCGGGTGATCGTGGCCGGCTACGCCGACGCGCGCGTCCCGGTGACGCTCGGAGAGCTTGCCCCGGTGACCGTGATCGGCGATCGCGACGGCCTCTACCGGGTGATGGTGAATCTCATCGACAACGCGGTCCGTTACGCACGGACGTCGGTCCAGCTGTCGCTGGCACCCGGCACCGGCGCGGATTCGGGCTGGGCGCAATGGTGCATCGCCGACGACGGACCTGGCGTTCCGGCCAACAAGCGGGAGCGCGTCTTCGACCGCTTCTACCGGCTCGACACCGCCCGGTCCCGGGCCGAGGGCGGCACCGGGCTCGGCCTGGCCATCGTTCGGGAGATCATCACCGCACACGCCGGGACGATCACCCTGCACGACAACGATCCGGGCCTGCTGGTCCGGATCACACTCCCCGTCTAG
- a CDS encoding FhaA domain-containing protein, whose amino-acid sequence MSLGQRFERRLEGMVGSAFARVFKGQVEPVEIGSALQREASDKRAVMGTGQVLSPNRYRVTLGPSDYDRLAPWEAQLTRSLAELIQEHLDENGLGTVGDIEVYLAQDNSLHTGVFGVASRMEPQAPPRRRPYDSMSMPVVPGRPDEYVEPFGTPAAPASDNAAEHAARQAPPLQPEAPGYLAPPYPPPGYQPAHQPPQPPAYQPPAYQPPAYQPPPHQPPPHQPPAYQPPPAPPPAPAPYVEPPRRPRFQAQLIVDETGQNSPLHPGSNIVGRGHDSDLQLLDQGVSRRHIDIHVADGRAVLYDLGSTNGTSVNGHSVQSQQLQHGDVIRIGHSRLVYQQDGA is encoded by the coding sequence ATGAGCCTCGGACAGCGCTTCGAGCGCCGCCTGGAAGGCATGGTCGGCTCCGCCTTCGCCCGGGTTTTCAAGGGTCAGGTCGAGCCCGTCGAGATCGGGTCCGCACTGCAACGCGAGGCCTCGGACAAGCGAGCGGTCATGGGTACCGGGCAGGTTCTCTCGCCCAACCGGTACCGCGTCACGCTCGGCCCGTCCGATTACGACCGGCTTGCCCCGTGGGAGGCGCAGCTCACACGTTCGCTGGCCGAACTCATTCAGGAGCACCTGGACGAGAACGGCCTCGGCACCGTCGGCGACATCGAGGTCTATCTGGCGCAGGACAACAGCCTTCATACCGGTGTCTTCGGCGTCGCGTCCCGGATGGAGCCGCAGGCCCCGCCCCGCCGGCGGCCCTACGACTCGATGTCGATGCCCGTGGTGCCCGGTCGCCCAGACGAATACGTGGAGCCGTTCGGCACTCCGGCCGCGCCCGCCTCCGACAACGCCGCGGAGCACGCCGCGCGACAGGCGCCCCCGCTCCAGCCGGAGGCCCCGGGCTACCTCGCGCCGCCGTATCCGCCGCCCGGTTATCAGCCGGCTCACCAGCCGCCTCAGCCACCGGCATATCAGCCGCCGGCATATCAGCCGCCGGCATATCAGCCGCCGCCTCATCAGCCGCCGCCTCATCAGCCGCCGGCATATCAGCCGCCACCGGCTCCGCCGCCCGCCCCGGCGCCGTATGTGGAACCTCCGCGTCGCCCGCGGTTCCAGGCCCAGTTGATCGTCGACGAGACCGGCCAGAACAGCCCACTGCACCCGGGCAGCAACATCGTCGGCCGCGGACACGACTCAGACCTGCAGCTGCTTGACCAGGGAGTCTCGCGCCGGCACATCGACATCCACGTCGCCGACGGCCGGGCCGTGCTCTACGACCTGGGCTCCACCAACGGGACGTCGGTCAACGGTCACTCGGTGCAGAGTCAGCAGTTGCAACACGGGGACGTGATCCGGATCGGCCATTCCCGGCTCGTCTACCAGCAGGACGGCGCGTGA
- a CDS encoding FtsW/RodA/SpoVE family cell cycle protein, which produces MARGYSPNRLPTRRNAELGYIVFATLVVAAAEAIIEITRDSQLTAHVATYALVALATGVVANLAIRRWASYADPLLVPCAVVLVGLGLVMIHRIDLGLAQQASDAGRTYQGAGAASQVVWVVLGLVAFLGVLLIIRDHRVLQRYAYTLALIGLFLLLLPAVLPASMSEINGARIWIRIAGFSIQPGEISKIALTVFAAAYLVAKRDVLSLAGRRVLGIDLPRGRDFGPLLLAWLISIGVLVRDKDLGTSLMFFGLFVVLLYVATERISWVIIGLLLFVGGCYIAYQIFPTVKERVSVWLHVFNYMQDQGYQLSQSLFGLGTGGLFGTGLGGGNPDLVPVAKSDFILSAFGEETGLFGLVAILAIYIVFISRAFATALAVRDSFGKLLVTGIGFSFGLQLFVVAGGISRLLPETGLTTPFLSYGGSSLLANFALLALLIRVSDAARRPPTTPPSAVTTVSGPVPVPDRDPAGPPTGTLSTGGPA; this is translated from the coding sequence ATGGCCCGCGGCTACAGCCCGAACCGGTTGCCGACGCGACGTAACGCCGAGTTGGGCTACATCGTCTTCGCGACGCTCGTCGTGGCCGCGGCGGAGGCGATCATCGAGATCACCCGGGACAGTCAACTGACCGCCCACGTGGCGACCTACGCCCTGGTGGCGCTGGCCACCGGGGTGGTGGCCAACCTGGCCATCCGACGGTGGGCGAGCTACGCCGACCCGCTGCTGGTGCCGTGCGCGGTGGTCCTCGTCGGACTCGGATTGGTCATGATCCATCGCATCGATCTCGGCCTGGCCCAGCAAGCCTCCGACGCGGGTCGCACGTATCAGGGTGCCGGTGCGGCGAGCCAGGTGGTCTGGGTCGTGCTGGGCCTGGTGGCGTTCCTGGGCGTGCTGCTGATCATCCGCGACCACCGGGTGCTGCAGCGTTACGCCTACACCCTCGCGCTGATCGGGTTGTTCCTGCTGTTGCTGCCGGCCGTGCTGCCCGCCAGCATGAGCGAGATCAACGGTGCCCGGATCTGGATCCGGATCGCCGGATTCTCCATTCAGCCCGGCGAGATCTCCAAGATCGCGCTCACCGTCTTCGCCGCGGCGTACCTGGTCGCCAAGCGTGATGTGCTCTCACTCGCCGGACGGCGGGTGCTCGGGATCGACCTGCCACGCGGCCGGGACTTCGGACCACTTCTGCTCGCCTGGCTAATCAGCATCGGTGTCCTGGTGCGCGACAAGGACCTGGGCACGTCGCTGATGTTCTTCGGGCTGTTCGTGGTGCTGCTCTACGTCGCCACCGAACGGATCAGCTGGGTGATCATCGGCCTGCTCCTGTTCGTCGGCGGGTGCTACATCGCGTACCAGATCTTCCCCACCGTCAAGGAACGGGTCAGCGTCTGGCTGCACGTGTTCAACTACATGCAGGACCAGGGATACCAGTTGAGCCAGTCGTTGTTCGGGCTGGGCACCGGCGGCCTGTTCGGCACCGGCCTCGGCGGCGGCAATCCCGATCTCGTCCCGGTGGCCAAGTCCGACTTCATCCTGTCCGCCTTCGGCGAGGAGACCGGCCTGTTCGGTCTGGTGGCGATCCTGGCCATCTACATCGTATTCATCTCCCGAGCCTTCGCGACGGCCCTCGCGGTGCGCGATTCCTTCGGCAAGCTGCTGGTCACCGGTATCGGGTTCTCCTTCGGACTGCAGTTGTTCGTGGTCGCCGGAGGCATTTCCCGGTTGCTTCCCGAGACTGGCCTCACGACGCCGTTCCTGTCCTACGGCGGGTCGTCCCTGCTGGCGAACTTCGCCCTGCTGGCGCTGTTGATCCGGGTTTCGGACGCGGCCCGCCGCCCGCCGACCACCCCTCCCTCAGCGGTCACGACAGTCAGCGGCCCGGTGCCGGTTCCCGACCGTGATCCGGCCGGTCCGCCCACCGGGACGCTGTCGACCGGGGGCCCGGCATGA